From Endozoicomonas sp. 8E, the proteins below share one genomic window:
- a CDS encoding alanine--glyoxylate aminotransferase family protein, whose protein sequence is MTIQSFHPPKRTLMGPGPSDVYPRITEALSRPTIGHLDPEFVRMMDEVKELLQFAFRTRNALTLPISAPGSAGMEACFVNLIEPGDKVVVCINGVFGGRMKENVERAGGEPVVVQGEWGRAVDVAEVEKTLQAHPDSKILAFVHAETSTGARSDAETLCRLAKEHNCLTIVDAVTSLGGSELEVDAWGIDAIYSGTQKCLSCVPGISPVSFSEKAVEKIANRKHKVQSWFLDMNLIMGYWGKGAKRAYHHTAPVNAMYALHEALVILQEEGIENAWRRHKLHHQALATGLEAMGLELVVPEAERLSQLNAVRIPDGIDDVRVRSELLSKYNLEIGAGLGDLAGKVWRIGLMGCSADQTHVLCCLGALQAVLGSDKNGAAAALAFYRSQS, encoded by the coding sequence ATGACCATTCAATCGTTTCACCCACCCAAACGAACACTGATGGGCCCAGGCCCTTCAGATGTATACCCTCGAATTACAGAGGCCCTGTCCCGCCCCACCATCGGTCATCTTGATCCTGAGTTTGTCCGTATGATGGATGAGGTCAAGGAGCTGCTTCAGTTCGCCTTCAGAACCCGTAATGCCCTGACACTGCCCATCTCCGCACCCGGCTCTGCCGGCATGGAAGCCTGTTTTGTCAACCTGATCGAACCAGGCGACAAGGTAGTGGTATGCATTAACGGTGTCTTTGGTGGCCGTATGAAGGAAAACGTCGAGCGGGCGGGTGGCGAACCCGTTGTTGTTCAGGGTGAATGGGGTCGTGCTGTTGATGTGGCTGAAGTTGAAAAAACGCTTCAGGCCCACCCGGACAGCAAAATTCTGGCCTTCGTTCATGCAGAAACCTCTACCGGTGCCCGCTCTGATGCAGAAACACTCTGTCGTCTGGCCAAAGAGCATAACTGCCTGACCATCGTTGATGCGGTCACGTCACTGGGTGGATCTGAGCTGGAAGTGGATGCCTGGGGTATCGATGCTATCTACTCAGGCACACAGAAATGTCTCTCCTGTGTGCCGGGTATTTCTCCGGTAAGCTTCAGTGAAAAAGCCGTGGAAAAAATTGCCAACCGCAAACACAAAGTCCAGAGCTGGTTCCTGGATATGAACCTGATCATGGGATACTGGGGCAAGGGGGCCAAACGGGCTTATCACCATACCGCGCCTGTCAACGCTATGTATGCCCTTCATGAGGCCCTGGTTATTCTGCAGGAAGAAGGCATCGAAAACGCCTGGCGCCGCCACAAGCTCCATCATCAGGCCCTGGCAACCGGTCTGGAAGCAATGGGTCTGGAGCTGGTTGTTCCTGAGGCTGAGCGTCTGAGTCAGCTCAATGCGGTCAGGATTCCCGATGGCATTGACGACGTCCGGGTGAGAAGTGAACTGCTGTCAAAGTACAATCTGGAGATCGGTGCTGGCCTTGGTGATCTGGCTGGAAAGGTCTGGCGGATCGGGTTGATGGGCTGCAGCGCCGACCAGACTCATGTTCTGTGCTGTCTGGGTGCTCTGCAGGCAGTATTGGGTTCTGATAAAAACGGAGCAGCCGCCGCTCTGGCATTTTATCGCTCTCAGAGCTGA
- a CDS encoding ADP-ribosylglycohydrolase family protein gives MTNLGRTDPECWYETVNLQFFIAQCIYFAVFFLLIMPAFAATPTNAELALLGTALGDCKGTVRYGYGAGRRELFTDDTHKAAAIYKFFLDYYRSSDHTKKQHQKKGKGAQIDTVRLARCQCFFAFPEEQRFHLKMEDSMDVVLSDYGAFHSRLLKTFFQGFRNGTLTTRDQVLDLSSQSFRTRSGKTEGSSGNGGCMGIATIVAILDHDPFISDEDFVSRVRQTVQVSHNHEQAMQAAVAIALAARVMIEDRDSRTANRDLAEITLQRIYRHVTEPEVLKCLRIIEQQILQNTHTRKLDHGEVMAELNILLPSSSGAERSRKKNGDTKLRGTWAPSSAAAVLYFLFTGDGSQNSLLHQVAKFTIDQDTIGAMLMALSALREGGFRRSEFGAGQELKLLQELLDNLPGWVAINPNAVDYLVDDDEDESEAVASNCACRSQSM, from the coding sequence ATGACTAACCTCGGACGAACGGATCCAGAATGCTGGTATGAAACAGTTAATCTTCAATTTTTCATTGCTCAGTGCATTTACTTTGCAGTCTTTTTCCTGCTAATAATGCCTGCATTTGCTGCTACCCCGACCAATGCAGAGCTGGCTTTGCTTGGCACCGCCCTGGGAGATTGCAAGGGAACCGTTCGTTACGGCTATGGAGCAGGGAGACGTGAGCTATTTACGGATGACACTCACAAAGCGGCTGCGATTTACAAGTTCTTTCTGGACTATTACCGAAGCTCTGATCACACTAAAAAACAGCATCAAAAAAAGGGTAAAGGTGCACAAATTGATACTGTCAGGCTAGCTAGATGCCAGTGTTTTTTTGCATTTCCCGAAGAGCAGCGTTTTCATTTAAAGATGGAAGATTCGATGGATGTAGTGTTAAGCGACTACGGTGCTTTTCACTCTCGGTTGTTAAAAACTTTCTTTCAGGGATTCAGAAATGGCACTCTAACTACCAGGGATCAGGTTCTGGATCTTTCCAGTCAGAGTTTTCGTACAAGGTCAGGAAAAACAGAAGGCTCCTCTGGTAATGGCGGCTGTATGGGAATTGCTACGATTGTTGCTATCCTTGATCATGATCCGTTTATCAGTGACGAGGATTTTGTCAGCCGGGTTCGACAAACGGTTCAGGTCAGTCATAACCATGAACAGGCCATGCAGGCTGCTGTCGCTATCGCCCTTGCTGCGAGAGTCATGATTGAAGATCGTGATTCAAGGACTGCAAACAGGGATCTGGCTGAAATAACCTTACAGCGCATTTATAGGCATGTAACTGAACCAGAAGTTCTGAAATGCCTGAGAATTATTGAGCAACAAATCCTGCAAAACACGCACACTCGCAAACTTGATCATGGGGAGGTTATGGCTGAGTTAAATATCCTTCTGCCTTCCAGTTCTGGTGCAGAGAGATCTCGAAAAAAGAATGGTGACACAAAGCTTAGAGGAACTTGGGCCCCCAGTTCTGCAGCGGCCGTCTTGTATTTTCTTTTTACCGGTGACGGATCCCAGAATTCATTGCTGCATCAGGTGGCAAAATTTACCATAGACCAGGATACGATTGGGGCAATGTTAATGGCACTCAGTGCCTTGCGGGAAGGTGGTTTCAGGCGAAGCGAGTTTGGTGCGGGGCAGGAGCTGAAACTGTTACAGGAGTTGCTAGACAATTTGCCGGGGTGGGTTGCAATAAACCCCAATGCTGTGGATTATCTGGTCGATGATGATGAGGACGAAAGTGAGGCAGTTGCGAGTAATTGTGCCTGTCGGAGCCAGTCAATGTGA